The Hyperolius riggenbachi isolate aHypRig1 chromosome 3, aHypRig1.pri, whole genome shotgun sequence genome window below encodes:
- the LOC137562290 gene encoding uncharacterized protein → MWRQSPGPDPLHFRSPAAACTQTPACKYESRRQGTVIGQLVDMFSSSSLRLEGDKGPIRHSNLEEKFQILQETQYYLLTLATCVRDSHFQTSRSCWSAGLLVNIASLSELLPGLLKEQEYVTTHRFNTYHLQELLNHPTTRGGSDVHPTALEVRCAVEQLLSQSGLLHKKEFSVGGITSRQSLCSYGDYISSPFADTGTELLDHVYSSQLLEMAVHNSAMYIAGWVVRKAFTQLSCNKCRWALVTEQHPQDYLTAYHLLPVKDSAAHFVPSHGTIKAVQTAEKELYHMLKCNSKTSTSAHMLQHRVLLALGSTDIFHLKEHILHTEMGINNHHFLLVRLVTSVYHKLKKPYIDRKALEYQHRKQ, encoded by the exons ATGTGGCGGCAGTCCCCGGGTCCAGATCCGCTTCACTTCCGCTCTCCAGCGGCGGCTTGTACCCAGACTCCAGCTTGCAAGTACGAGTCTAGGAGGCAAGGCACA GTAATTGGTCAATTAGTTGACATGTTTAGTAGTAGCAGTCTGCGGCTAGAAGGTGATAAAGGCCCCATCAGGCATTCCAATCTAGAGGAGAAGTTCCAAATCCTTCAAGAAACCCAATATTATCTGCTGACCCTGGCAACCTGTGTGAGAGATTCTCATTTCCAGACCTCAAG ATCATGTTGGtctgctggtctgcttgtgaatATAGCTTCACTGTCTGAACTGTTGCCAGGATTGCTGAAGGAGCAGGAATATGTCACAACACACAGGTTCAACACATATCACCTTCAGGAATTACTAAATCATCCTACAACCAGAG GTGGTTCAGATGTACATCCAACAGCCTTAGAGGTAAGATGTGCAGTAGAACAACTGTTGTCACAGAGCGGACTTTTACATAAGAAGGAATTCAGCGTTGGAGGTATAACATCAAGGCAAAGTCTCTGTAGCTATGGCGACTATATTTCCTCTCCATTTGCAGATACTGGTACTGAGCTTCTTGATCACGTCTATTCCTCTCAGTTGTTAGAGATGGCAGTTCACAATTCTGCAATGTacattgcaggctgggttgtgagaAAAGCCTTTACTCAGCTGTCCTGCAACAAGTGTAGATGGGCACTTGTGACTGAGCAGCACCCACAGGATTATTTAACTGCCTATCATTTACTGCCAGTTAAGGACAGTGCAGCTCACTTTGTGCCCTCACATGGAACAATCAAGGCTGTGCAAACAGCAGAGAAGGAACTGTATCATATGCTGAAATGTAATTCTAAGACTAGCACATCAGCCCATATGTTGCAGCACCGTGTACTGCTTGCCCTGGGTTCAACAGATATATTTCATCTAAAAGAACATATACTGCATACAGAAATGGGCATTAacaatcatcacttcctgttggtGCGTTTGGTTACATCGGTGTATCATAAACTAAAGAAACCCTATATTGACAGAAAGGCACTGGAATATCAACACAGAAAACAG TAA